One genomic region from Salinicola endophyticus encodes:
- a CDS encoding cation diffusion facilitator family transporter, with protein MDACCESKAGELAQLRGAQARVLYWVLGINATMFVIEFVAGWLIGSTALLADSLDMFGDATIYALTLYALDRSDRTRAGAALIKSLFMLLFGLAVIAEAIHKSLTGSVPEASAMGAIGGLALAANTACFCMLLRYRSADLNMRSTWLCSRNDLIANGSVVLAAVAVSVTGTLWPDVIVGLAIAALFLHSAWRIGREAIAAWRTPESVRDETPRPDSNVEANGCCGSKSCCGD; from the coding sequence ATGGACGCCTGCTGCGAGAGCAAGGCTGGCGAACTGGCGCAACTACGTGGCGCCCAGGCCAGGGTGTTGTATTGGGTGCTCGGTATCAACGCCACGATGTTCGTGATCGAATTCGTGGCGGGCTGGCTGATCGGCTCGACCGCCCTGCTGGCAGACTCGCTCGACATGTTCGGAGATGCCACCATCTACGCGCTGACGCTTTATGCGCTCGACCGCAGCGACAGGACGCGGGCCGGCGCGGCGCTGATCAAGAGCCTGTTCATGCTGCTCTTCGGCCTGGCGGTCATCGCCGAGGCCATCCACAAGAGCCTCACCGGTAGCGTGCCCGAAGCCAGCGCCATGGGCGCCATCGGCGGGCTGGCTCTGGCGGCCAACACGGCCTGCTTCTGCATGCTGCTGCGCTACCGCTCGGCGGACCTCAATATGCGCTCGACCTGGCTCTGCTCGCGCAACGATCTCATCGCCAATGGCAGCGTGGTGCTGGCGGCGGTCGCGGTCAGCGTCACCGGGACACTCTGGCCCGATGTGATCGTCGGGCTGGCCATCGCCGCGCTGTTTCTGCACTCGGCCTGGCGGATCGGGCGCGAGGCGATAGCCGCCTGGCGAACGCCGGAATCAGTCCGCGACGAGACACCTCGACCTGACAGCAACGTCGAAGCCAATGGCTGTTGCGGTTCGAAGTCCTGTTGCGGTGATTGA
- a CDS encoding AAA family ATPase encodes MKGVDDLNILIGNNDSGKSNVLKALNMFFNNKTELGQVYYFTDDLTRKREQEARDTKGRATIWIKVHFYNFLGWRSLPDEFVIKKVWNRYSDQPETTYPKDLPSTAIARFLNKIAFHYVPAVRGRDIFSHYLSLLHDALLEDEKAGLITSTEELMNSLNESTMDMSEQIEQGVGIKSNIQPPTNLRVLFNALDFSTGYGDHNVPLQKRGDGIQSRHIPYILDFIASHTKTHHIWAYEEPETSLELGPAFELAKQFREGFCQDNQIFLTTHSPAFYDLKGPGVSKWYVYQEIAEDGNETRVEKVSLKDVLDRKLGVAALVADRAREAYEQIESLKETVTRLDRELGQHEIPHVIVEGVTDKIILDEAYSKLYPGDEPFCEFLHAEGATNIPPYLKSAKVLSKEFSHAVIGLFDRDQEGRKQIKEFTSFPRVDGTEFLEFCPDRLLYAGILPMPEEFQTLENKVVDALGGNLNLPVAIEYMFPSEVIEKAIAEGRIEVEDRVAKISDPDFSTTINLTDLLSLHLPEGKNYFSKKVAKRTKRRFADWVVGQPAQSFENFRPLFEQLRTVCCS; translated from the coding sequence TTGAAAGGGGTTGACGACCTAAATATCCTTATAGGAAATAATGATAGCGGGAAGTCGAATGTATTAAAGGCGCTAAATATGTTTTTCAATAACAAGACTGAACTTGGTCAGGTTTATTATTTTACGGATGACCTGACGAGGAAAAGAGAACAAGAGGCTAGAGATACAAAGGGTAGGGCGACCATTTGGATAAAAGTACATTTTTATAATTTTCTTGGTTGGAGGTCTTTGCCTGACGAGTTCGTGATAAAAAAGGTCTGGAATAGATATTCCGATCAGCCTGAAACTACATATCCTAAAGATCTGCCATCAACAGCTATAGCTCGATTTCTGAATAAAATCGCATTCCATTATGTCCCTGCGGTACGAGGTAGAGATATTTTTAGTCACTATTTGTCGTTGCTCCACGATGCGCTGCTGGAAGACGAGAAGGCAGGTCTTATAACTTCGACAGAGGAGTTGATGAATAGCTTGAATGAAAGCACTATGGACATGAGTGAGCAAATAGAGCAAGGGGTAGGGATAAAAAGCAATATCCAGCCACCAACAAATTTACGTGTGCTCTTCAATGCTTTGGATTTTTCTACTGGGTATGGTGACCACAACGTACCCTTACAAAAGAGAGGGGATGGTATTCAGAGCAGACACATTCCTTATATCCTGGATTTTATCGCCTCTCACACTAAGACTCATCATATATGGGCTTACGAAGAGCCGGAGACATCTCTGGAACTTGGCCCTGCTTTTGAACTTGCAAAGCAATTTAGAGAAGGTTTTTGTCAAGATAATCAAATTTTCCTTACAACTCATTCCCCCGCTTTTTATGACCTGAAAGGACCAGGGGTTTCTAAGTGGTATGTATATCAAGAGATTGCAGAGGATGGGAACGAGACTAGAGTGGAAAAAGTCTCTTTGAAAGATGTGCTTGATAGGAAGCTAGGCGTCGCGGCACTTGTTGCCGATAGGGCTAGAGAGGCTTATGAGCAAATTGAATCTCTCAAAGAAACTGTTACAAGGTTGGATAGGGAGCTTGGGCAGCATGAAATTCCTCATGTTATAGTTGAAGGGGTTACAGATAAAATTATTTTAGACGAGGCGTATTCAAAGCTTTACCCAGGGGATGAGCCTTTTTGTGAATTTCTACATGCAGAAGGTGCCACAAATATACCTCCATACTTGAAGTCAGCCAAGGTTCTTTCTAAAGAGTTTTCACATGCGGTGATTGGGCTTTTTGATAGGGATCAAGAAGGAAGGAAGCAAATAAAAGAGTTCACCTCTTTCCCAAGAGTAGATGGGACCGAGTTTCTTGAGTTTTGTCCTGACAGGTTGCTGTACGCTGGTATCTTGCCAATGCCGGAAGAGTTTCAGACTCTTGAGAATAAAGTTGTTGACGCTCTGGGTGGTAATTTAAACTTGCCAGTGGCTATTGAATACATGTTTCCTTCGGAAGTGATCGAAAAAGCCATTGCTGAAGGTCGAATTGAAGTTGAAGATAGGGTTGCAAAAATAAGCGATCCTGATTTCTCAACTACTATTAATCTGACGGATCTGTTGTCTCTCCACCTTCCGGAAGGCAAAAATTACTTTTCAAAAAAAGTGGCTAAGCGAACTAAGAGAAGATTTGCGGACTGGGTTGTTGGTCAGCCAGCACAGAGTTTTGAGAATTTCAGACCCCTTTTTGAACAGTTGAGAACGGTTTGTTGTAGTTAA
- a CDS encoding helix-turn-helix domain-containing protein yields MESRLTIGQLAEATGTKAVTIRYYERVGLISPATRTPGGYRLYTARERDRLIFIRRARHLGLSLEEVKSLLGLADDENAPCRQVDSIIREQLERVRSRLQDLRQLEQELDRLDRCCRADTVAHCKIIESLSRTQET; encoded by the coding sequence ATGGAGTCGCGGCTCACCATCGGTCAGCTCGCCGAGGCAACGGGGACCAAGGCGGTGACCATTCGCTATTACGAGCGTGTCGGGCTGATATCGCCGGCCACCCGAACGCCGGGCGGTTATCGCTTGTACACGGCGCGCGAGCGGGACCGTCTGATCTTCATCAGGCGCGCCCGGCATCTGGGGCTGAGTCTCGAGGAGGTAAAGTCGCTACTCGGCCTCGCCGACGACGAAAACGCGCCATGTCGGCAGGTCGATTCGATCATTCGGGAACAGCTCGAGCGAGTCAGGTCCAGATTGCAGGATCTTCGGCAACTGGAGCAGGAACTCGACCGGCTCGATCGCTGCTGCAGGGCGGATACGGTGGCTCACTGTAAAATCATCGAGTCCCTCTCGCGCACCCAAGAGACCTGA